In a single window of the Arachis hypogaea cultivar Tifrunner chromosome 6, arahy.Tifrunner.gnm2.J5K5, whole genome shotgun sequence genome:
- the LOC112805209 gene encoding uncharacterized protein, which yields MVDVPPPSLSELMRMVVELQQANQRMADENQIMAAQIAELNHVRIEHNDARQAEDEEHQSQPTHVSETARHEEQQPEDEKEESEDPVGPFTEEVMNFELPKRFTLPLTLTPYDGLGDPRKFIKKFRSIMIVNGASDTVLCRCFPNYLDGPVLYWLCALPAGSISRFHQLAKLFEEHFAGSAIYLHDSDYLNTIKQGPNESLKDYLTRFTKVAINIPDLHPEVHLHAIKSGLRPGKFQETIAVAKPKTLAEFREKAKGQIDIEELRQARKSDKSHFREEDKSSSLKKSFKLTPRFDSYTQFNTKREDIIKEILNSKLIKPPRKAGTYQDAKNVDKSKYCTFHQKHGHNTDDCVVAKDLLERLARQGHLDKYIGGHI from the coding sequence ATGGTTGACGTACCGCCTCCTTCACTGTCCGAACTCATGCGAATGGTAGTTGAGCTGCAACAAGCTAATCAACGAATGGCTGACGAGAACCAAATAATGGCTGCTCAAATTGCCGAACTAAATCATGTTCGGATTGAACACAACGATGCTCGTCAGGCAGAAGACGAGGAGCATCAATCCCAACCGACGCATGTTTCAGAAACCGCTCGACACGAAGAGCAGCAGCCCGAAGACGAGAAAGAAGAGTCCGAGGACCCTGTAGGCCCTTTTACAGAAGAAGTAATGAACTTCGAACTACCAAAGAGGTTCACCCTGCCGTTGACCCTCACGCCTTATGATGGACTCGGTGACCCGAGGAAGTTCATAAAGAAATTCCGATCAATAATGATCGTCAATGGTGCATCAGATACAgttttatgtcgttgttttccGAATTATTTAGACGGTCCTGTACTTTATTGGTTGTGTGCTTTGCCTGCAGGTTCCATTTCGCGCTTTCATCAGTTGGCAAAGTTATTTGAAGAACATTTCGCCGGATCCGCAATATACTTGCACGACTCCGATTACCTGAACACTATCAAGCAAGGGCCAAACGAAAGCTTAAAGGACTATCTGACTCGCTTCACCAAGGTCGCAATCAACATACCAGATCTCCACCCCGAGGTCCATCTGCACGCAATTAAAAGCGGCCTCCGACCTGGGAAGTTCCAAGAGACGATCGCAGTAGCAAAGCCGAAGACTCTAGCAGAATTTCGAGAGAAAGCAAAAGGACAAATTGACATCGAGGAGCTCAGACAAGCTCGGAAGTCTGACAAGTCACACTTTCGTGAAGAAGATAAGAGCTCATCCCTTAAGAAAAGTTTTAAACTAACACCTCGATTCGATTCTTATACGCAATTTAACACCAAGAGGGAAGACATAATCAAGGAAATCTTGAACTCCAAACTAATCAAGCCACCGAGAAAAGCCGGCACATACCAAGATGCAAAGAACGTGGACAAATCAAAATATTGCACTTTCCACCAGAAACACGGCCATAATACCGATGATTGTGTGGTCGCCAAAGATCTTTTAGAACGACTAGCAAGACAAGGACACCTtgacaaatacattggtggtcaCATCTAA
- the LOC112698061 gene encoding probable protein disulfide-isomerase A6: MGLFLFQSSFAEEDDAFVLTQDNFENEVGHDRGVLIKFYAPWCGHCKKLVPEYEKLAATFKKSKSVLIAKVDCDADKSICSKYGVSVYPTIKWFPQGSLEPIRYEGAKTAEALVGFVNMKGGTNVKIATTPSDVVPLTLFNFDKIVLDKTKHVLVEFYAPWCKHCKAFAPTYEKVATAFKLEEDVVIASIDGDMYKDVTTKYEITSYPKLKLFRKSNKAGEVYEGARNLDDIVSYINEKCGTNRDGQGRLTSKAGIVASLDKLVKKFVNAGDNDKKAIYSQLEEEVEDLEGSDARYGKLYLKLAKNCMEKGKEYAKNEVQRLERMLEKSINPTKTDEFTLKKNILSLFA, encoded by the exons ATGGGTCTCTTCTTGTTTCAGTCGTCTTTTGCGGAAGAAGACGACGCCTTTGTGCTCACACAGGACAACTTCGAAAACGAGGTTGGCCATGATCGCGGCGTTCTCATCAAGTTCTACGCTCCCTG GTGTGGCCACTGTAAAAAGCTTGTACCGGAGTATGAAAAGCTCGCAGCAACTTTCAAGAAAAGCAAGTCCGTTTTGATCGCCAAA GTAGATTGTGATGCAGATAAAAGCATTTGCTCTAAATATGGGGTTTCTGTTTACCCTACAATTAAGTGGTTTCCTCAGGGTTCTTTAGAACCTAT TAGATATGAAGGTGCAAAAACCGCAGAAGCCCTTGTTGGATTTGTGAACATGAAAGGAG GTACCAATGTAAAGATAGCAACAACTCCATCTGATGTGGTGCCTCTCACCTTATTTAACTTTGATAAGATTGTCTTGGATAAAACAAAACATGTTCTTGTTGAGTTCTATGCACCCTG GTGCAAACATTGCAAGGCCTTTGCCCCT ACTTATGAAAAGGTTGCTACAGCATTTAAACTAGAAGAAGATGTAGTTATAGCTAGTATTGATGGTGACATGTACAAGGATGTAACTACAAA ATATGAAATTACTAGTTATCCCAAACTGAAATTGTTCAGAAAGAGCAATAAAGCTGGTGAAGTTTATGAAGGTGCTCGTAATTTGGATGATATTGTATCTTACATCAATGAGAAATGTGGCACAAATCGCGATGGACAAGGAAGACTTACTTCTAAA GCTGGTATAGTAGCATCCCTGGATAAGTTGGTGAAGAAATTTGTGAATGCAGGTGACAATGACAAAAAGGCCATCTATTCACAACTTGAAGAGGAAGTTGAGGATCTTGAAGGATCTGATGCAAG ATATGGCAAATTGTACTTAAAACTTGCTAAGAACTGTATGGAAAAGGGTAAAGAGTATGCAAAAAACGAGGTTCAACGGCTTGAGAGAATGCTCGAAAAG TCAATAAACCCAACCAAGACAGATGAATTCACTCTCAAGAAGaacatcttatctttatttgcttaa